The following proteins are co-located in the Candidatus Palauibacter australiensis genome:
- a CDS encoding LysE family transporter, which translates to MTPGQLVAFNVALLFAIASPGPALLVAVQTALRSGRAAGIAVGAGLGAMAATWTLLAAGGLGLVFERLPWLYGSMRTAGALYLFYLAYRMWTSAAKSPRTRSAPQRQAFLRGILINLSNPKSVLFAAAVIVAIFPAGLSPANGLVIVANHLVVEIVFYTTLAFCMSTQAVAARYMRARLYIDRAAASVLGALGLSIAVSALA; encoded by the coding sequence ATGACGCCGGGACAACTTGTTGCGTTCAACGTCGCCTTGTTGTTCGCGATCGCGAGCCCGGGGCCCGCCCTTCTGGTGGCCGTCCAGACCGCGCTCCGCTCCGGGCGGGCGGCCGGCATCGCCGTCGGGGCCGGTCTCGGTGCGATGGCCGCGACGTGGACGCTGCTCGCCGCTGGCGGGCTGGGGCTGGTCTTCGAGCGGCTGCCGTGGCTGTACGGGTCCATGAGAACGGCGGGGGCGCTCTACCTGTTCTATCTCGCCTACCGGATGTGGACGAGCGCCGCGAAATCCCCGCGGACCCGCTCCGCCCCCCAACGCCAAGCCTTCCTCCGCGGGATTCTCATCAACCTCTCGAACCCCAAGTCCGTGCTCTTCGCGGCCGCCGTGATCGTCGCGATCTTTCCCGCCGGACTGAGTCCGGCCAACGGCCTCGTGATCGTCGCCAACCACTTAGTGGTCGAGATCGTGTTCTACACGACGCTCGCCTTCTGCATGAGCACTCAGGCGGTCGCCGCGCGGTACATGCGGGCGCGACTCTACATCGATCGCGCCGCGGCCTCGGTTCTCGGTGCCCTCGGGCTCTCGATCGCCGTCTCGGCCTTGGCGTAG
- a CDS encoding TRAP transporter substrate-binding protein yields the protein MTRARATLVLGLCAAGGVAGGCGETSDTSGTRELSLAHFLPADHVLTGDMFTPLAEKLAELSGGRLTVRQFPAGALNSSAPAQYSILRSGVADIALAIPAYTADLFPKTDLIGFPGICKTAVECTEAMGRARPVLEAEYDAKVLGLWANDAPVLLTRERPVRTLEDMNGLKIRVSTRSLIPFIEALGASAVMQPGTVVHQSLTTGVIDGVAISPSGIGTFQLHEPAAYLTTWLPTSGLPFVLLMNRAVYDSLSPEERGWIDQAADASLSMAGATAYARAGADGLRMAEEAGVEIIDLPESEIRRFEQAIASTREAGLARQVGDMTAGDVIRLFRPVP from the coding sequence ATGACGCGTGCGAGGGCGACGCTCGTCCTCGGATTGTGCGCCGCGGGCGGGGTCGCGGGCGGGTGCGGGGAAACGTCCGATACGAGCGGTACGAGAGAGTTGTCGCTGGCGCACTTCCTGCCGGCGGATCACGTCCTCACCGGGGACATGTTCACGCCGCTGGCGGAGAAGCTCGCGGAACTCTCGGGCGGCAGACTCACCGTCCGGCAGTTCCCCGCCGGAGCCTTGAATTCGTCCGCGCCGGCGCAGTACTCGATCCTGCGGAGCGGCGTGGCCGACATCGCCCTCGCCATTCCGGCCTACACCGCCGACCTCTTTCCGAAGACCGACCTCATCGGCTTCCCCGGCATCTGCAAGACCGCGGTGGAGTGTACCGAGGCCATGGGGCGCGCCCGACCGGTGCTGGAGGCGGAGTACGACGCGAAGGTGCTGGGGCTGTGGGCCAACGACGCTCCCGTGCTGCTCACGCGCGAGAGGCCGGTGCGGACGCTCGAGGACATGAACGGGCTCAAGATCCGGGTGTCGACGCGGAGCCTCATCCCGTTCATCGAGGCGCTGGGCGCGAGCGCGGTCATGCAGCCCGGCACCGTGGTCCACCAGAGCCTGACCACCGGCGTCATCGACGGCGTCGCGATCTCCCCGTCGGGGATCGGGACGTTCCAGCTTCACGAGCCGGCCGCCTACCTCACGACCTGGCTCCCCACGTCCGGCCTGCCGTTCGTCCTGCTGATGAATCGCGCGGTCTACGATTCCCTCTCACCCGAGGAACGGGGCTGGATCGACCAAGCCGCCGACGCCTCCCTGTCGATGGCCGGGGCCACCGCCTACGCGCGCGCCGGCGCCGACGGCCTGCGGATGGCGGAGGAAGCCGGCGTCGAGATCATCGACCTTCCCGAGAGCGAGATCCGCCGCTTCGAACAGGCCATCGCCTCCACCCGCGAGGCCGGCCTCGCACGCCAGGTGGGCGACATGACCGCCGGCGACGTCATCCGCCTCTTCCGCCCGGTCCCGTAA
- a CDS encoding TRAP transporter large permease, producing the protein MDGTGIALVGFLALFVLLFIRVPVGLAMLVVGVGGIAAVRPGAVTAVLAGETFAVASRYPLTILPLFMLMGNLAVVSGMSQDLYRAAHSWLGRFRGSLASASIIACAGFSALSGSSLAAALTMGRVSLPEMRRFRYDDSLATGAIAAGGTLGILIPPSAGLVIYGIVTEESIGRLFMAGVVPGIALTLLFVLAVWIVVRRDPDKAPHAKTAVPWRERLRATASAAWILGIVIVTIGGIYAGIFSAIEAAGVGACLTLVAACARRALNRKTAIEVVNGTLKASGTAFLILFGAFVFKVFLGLTGIAFVAAEWVGEQGYSGAQVVVLVLLMFIVLGTFLDGFAMLVLTVPLVQPILESLGVDMIWFGVMIVVTLEMGLISPPVGLNIFVVKGVAPDVPVRTMFRGILPFWLAMLVALILIALFPRLATFLPNAMYG; encoded by the coding sequence ATGGACGGGACCGGCATCGCCCTCGTGGGCTTTCTCGCCCTCTTCGTCCTGCTCTTCATCCGGGTGCCCGTGGGGCTGGCGATGCTCGTCGTCGGCGTGGGCGGCATCGCGGCGGTCCGCCCGGGCGCCGTCACGGCCGTGCTGGCGGGCGAGACCTTCGCCGTCGCCTCCCGCTATCCCCTCACCATCCTGCCGCTGTTCATGCTGATGGGAAACCTGGCCGTGGTCTCGGGGATGAGTCAGGACCTGTACCGCGCGGCCCACAGTTGGCTCGGCCGCTTCCGGGGCAGTCTCGCGTCCGCGTCGATCATCGCCTGCGCCGGATTCTCGGCGCTTTCCGGCTCGTCGCTGGCCGCCGCGCTGACCATGGGCCGCGTGTCCCTGCCCGAGATGCGGCGGTTCAGGTACGACGACTCGCTGGCGACCGGGGCCATCGCCGCCGGCGGCACGCTCGGCATCCTCATCCCGCCCTCCGCGGGCCTCGTCATCTACGGCATCGTCACCGAGGAGAGCATCGGCCGCCTGTTCATGGCCGGCGTCGTGCCCGGGATCGCGCTCACGCTGCTCTTCGTGCTCGCCGTCTGGATCGTCGTCCGCCGCGACCCGGACAAGGCGCCCCACGCCAAGACGGCCGTTCCGTGGCGGGAGCGCCTGCGGGCCACCGCGAGCGCGGCGTGGATCCTCGGCATCGTCATCGTGACCATCGGCGGCATCTACGCGGGCATCTTCTCCGCCATCGAGGCGGCCGGCGTCGGCGCGTGCCTGACGCTCGTCGCGGCCTGCGCGCGGCGGGCGCTGAACCGGAAAACCGCGATCGAGGTCGTGAACGGCACGCTGAAGGCGAGCGGCACGGCCTTCCTGATCCTCTTCGGCGCGTTCGTGTTCAAGGTGTTCCTCGGACTCACCGGGATCGCGTTCGTCGCGGCGGAGTGGGTCGGCGAACAGGGCTATTCGGGCGCCCAGGTCGTCGTGCTCGTGCTGCTCATGTTCATCGTGCTCGGTACGTTCCTGGACGGGTTCGCGATGCTGGTGCTCACCGTGCCCCTCGTTCAGCCGATCCTCGAGTCGCTGGGGGTGGACATGATCTGGTTCGGGGTGATGATCGTGGTCACGCTCGAGATGGGACTGATCTCGCCGCCCGTCGGGCTCAACATCTTCGTGGTCAAGGGCGTCGCCCCGGACGTGCCGGTGCGCACGATGTTCCGCGGCATCCTGCCGTTCTGGCTCGCGATGCTGGTGGCGCTGATCCTGATCGCGCTCTTCCCGCGCCTCGCCACGTTCCTTCCGAACGCGATGTACGGATGA
- a CDS encoding TRAP transporter small permease, translating to MTVFEDHRDAFASAEAFCGRVAAAFAVAGGVALAVLLAITVAEVFWRYVLNDSLLWIEDVSTMSLAVVVAAAVAYGAREGSHVCVNLLARLAGRRVTRVTDAIARLLGVGATGAAAYALFAHGSCGLPCGAVTGSVSIPHLPFYYALGASLAAYGLLLLSQLLLGFAAWNAEDPNEPAE from the coding sequence ATGACGGTTTTCGAGGACCATAGAGACGCCTTCGCCAGCGCGGAGGCGTTCTGCGGCCGGGTTGCGGCGGCGTTCGCCGTGGCCGGCGGGGTCGCACTTGCGGTGCTGCTGGCCATCACGGTGGCCGAGGTCTTCTGGCGCTACGTCCTCAACGATTCCCTGCTCTGGATCGAGGACGTCTCGACGATGTCGCTCGCCGTCGTCGTGGCGGCGGCGGTCGCCTACGGGGCGCGCGAGGGCTCGCACGTGTGCGTGAACCTGCTCGCGCGCCTCGCCGGCCGGCGCGTCACCCGCGTCACGGATGCCATCGCGCGGCTGCTCGGCGTGGGCGCGACCGGCGCGGCCGCGTACGCGCTGTTCGCGCACGGCAGTTGCGGCCTTCCCTGCGGCGCCGTCACCGGCAGCGTATCGATCCCGCACCTGCCGTTCTACTACGCGCTCGGCGCGTCGCTCGCCGCCTACGGACTGCTGCTCCTGTCCCAACTTCTCCTGGGGTTCGCGGCGTGGAACGCGGAAGACCCCAACGAGCCGGCCGAATGA